The Candidatus Zixiibacteriota bacterium genome contains the following window.
AATAGTACAACCTTCATGGATGATGGGATAAAATGGAAGAATCAAGGAATGAGAAATTGATGCGTATTATCCGGCCGGTGATTCGCACGACCGTGGCCCTGATTGTAACCATTATCATCTGGGGATGCACGGCGGTGCCGCAACTTATCGAGGGGTCCGAGGCCAATTTTGTCCGGCTTCCCTTCGTGCGGGTGCTTCTGCAAAATGACATTCCGGAAATTACTGTCTCGGGTAACGGGACATTCTCACTGGAATGCCTCCAGCGGGACAAGAGCTTTGTCTATTATTCCTCGCAGCCGGTGACCATCGCGCTTGAAAGAGGACTCCTGACCGTCACCATGCGCCGCGACAGACTTGAGGGTCGTTTCGATGAGGTCATAATTACGCCGCGCAACGGTAACGGATTGCTCAGTTACCAGAGCCAGAATTATCGCGGGATGTTTCGGATTCTTCCGCATGGTGTCAATCTGCAGCTGATTAATGTCCTCCATATGGATGATTACCTGAAAGGGGTCGTGCCGCCGGAAATCGGAAAAGTGACCGAGGCCGACCTGGAGGCGATTAAAGCGCAGGCGGTG
Protein-coding sequences here:
- a CDS encoding SpoIID/LytB domain-containing protein, whose protein sequence is MEESRNEKLMRIIRPVIRTTVALIVTIIIWGCTAVPQLIEGSEANFVRLPFVRVLLQNDIPEITVSGNGTFSLECLQRDKSFVYYSSQPVTIALERGLLTVTMRRDRLEGRFDEVIITPRNGNGLLSYQSQNYRGMFRILPHGVNLQLINVLHMDDYLKGVVPPEIGKVTEADLEAIKAQAVAARTYSMRYLGQYAGEPYDMRSDVSDQLYHGADVENELISRAVDDTRGIVIKYEDNLINAYYHSTCGGYTDDIEEVWDKPAAPYLKAVKYKSAIFWISK